From a single Nocardioides panacis genomic region:
- a CDS encoding Maf family protein — protein MTRLVLASASPARLATLRSAGLHPEVLVSGVDESVVTTPDPAALASELASLKARAVAARVPDAVVVGCDSVLALDGSVHGKPADADEARSRWRAMRGRSGVLHTGHCVIAPGGRELVRGAATTVHFADVADDEIEAYVATGEPLQVAGAFTVDGLGGAFVTGIEGDHHNVVGISLPVLRTMLAEVGVPWVSLWRTDRSRDPSTAPGEGSATGHVG, from the coding sequence GTGACCCGCCTGGTCCTGGCGAGCGCCTCCCCGGCCCGGCTCGCGACGCTGCGCTCGGCCGGCCTCCACCCCGAGGTGCTGGTCTCCGGGGTGGACGAGTCGGTGGTGACCACCCCCGACCCGGCCGCGCTGGCGTCCGAGCTGGCCTCGCTCAAGGCCCGGGCCGTCGCGGCCCGGGTCCCGGACGCGGTCGTGGTCGGCTGCGACTCGGTGCTCGCGCTGGACGGGTCGGTGCACGGCAAGCCAGCCGACGCCGACGAGGCCCGGAGCCGGTGGCGCGCGATGCGCGGCCGCTCCGGGGTGCTGCACACCGGCCACTGCGTGATCGCCCCCGGCGGGCGCGAGCTGGTCCGCGGCGCCGCCACCACGGTGCACTTCGCGGACGTCGCCGACGACGAGATCGAGGCGTACGTCGCGACCGGCGAGCCGCTCCAGGTCGCCGGCGCGTTCACCGTCGACGGGCTCGGCGGCGCGTTCGTCACCGGCATCGAGGGCGACCACCACAACGTGGTCGGGATCAGCCTCCCGGTGCTGCGCACGATGCTCGCCGAGGTCGGCGTGCCCTGGGTGTCGCTGTGGCGGACCGACCGGTCGCGGGACCCGTCGACGGCGCCCGGAGAGGGCTCCGCGACGGGACACGTGGGGTAA
- a CDS encoding MFS transporter, with product MASLTTPAPVARDPQPVRRTRGARTVPVWLAVVATSLPMFMATLDNLVMTSALPVIRTDLAASVDDLAWFVNAYTLSFATFMLPMATLGDRWGRRRMMLGGLTLFTLASIASALSLSSGALIAARAVQGLGAAAVMPLSLTLLAAAVPVAMRPVAIGIWGGVSGLGVALGPVIGGAVVEGVSWQAIFWLNVPVALVAAPLLRFAVPESFGRRQRLDVRGTLVLGGAVFLGIWGIVHGNDDGWGSVRVLVPLVGAALLVPGYVAHARSTSRRDFAVLPLRLFASRGFSVANVIGLSFTIGMFGAVFLLAQNLQIVMGYSPLEAGLRTLPWTAAPMLVAPVAGMLASRTGLRVLLVSGLVLQAGALVWLAVVTEAGSTYASFVPGLVMAGVGMGLTFAPSATAVLDGMSDDDFGTASSANSTIREFGVALGVAGLTAVFLGNGGELTPTGYTGAIGPALLVGAAAVGVAVVAALFAPGRPRTP from the coding sequence ATGGCCTCTCTCACCACCCCGGCCCCGGTCGCCCGCGACCCGCAGCCGGTCCGACGGACCCGCGGCGCCAGGACGGTGCCGGTCTGGCTCGCCGTCGTCGCCACCTCGCTGCCGATGTTCATGGCCACCCTGGACAACCTGGTGATGACCAGCGCGCTGCCGGTGATCCGCACCGACCTCGCGGCGTCGGTGGACGACCTCGCGTGGTTCGTGAACGCCTACACGCTGAGCTTCGCCACGTTCATGCTGCCGATGGCCACCCTCGGCGACCGCTGGGGACGGCGCCGGATGATGCTCGGCGGGCTCACCCTGTTCACGCTGGCCTCGATCGCCTCCGCGCTCAGCCTGTCCTCCGGGGCGCTGATCGCCGCCCGCGCCGTGCAGGGCCTCGGGGCCGCCGCGGTGATGCCGCTGTCCCTGACCCTGCTCGCCGCAGCGGTCCCGGTCGCGATGCGGCCGGTGGCGATCGGCATCTGGGGCGGCGTGTCCGGGCTCGGCGTCGCGCTCGGCCCGGTGATCGGCGGCGCCGTCGTCGAGGGGGTCAGCTGGCAGGCGATCTTCTGGCTGAACGTCCCGGTGGCCCTGGTCGCCGCCCCGCTGCTGCGGTTCGCGGTGCCCGAGTCGTTCGGCCGTCGCCAGCGGCTCGACGTGCGCGGCACCCTGGTGCTCGGCGGCGCGGTGTTCCTCGGCATCTGGGGGATCGTGCACGGCAACGACGACGGCTGGGGCTCGGTGCGGGTGCTGGTGCCGCTGGTCGGGGCGGCGCTGCTGGTGCCGGGGTACGTCGCGCACGCCCGGTCCACCTCCCGGCGCGACTTCGCGGTGCTGCCGCTGCGGCTGTTCGCGTCCCGCGGGTTCTCGGTGGCGAACGTGATCGGGCTCAGCTTCACCATCGGGATGTTCGGCGCGGTGTTCCTGCTGGCCCAGAACCTGCAGATCGTGATGGGCTACAGCCCGCTGGAGGCCGGCCTGCGGACCCTGCCGTGGACCGCGGCGCCGATGCTGGTCGCGCCGGTCGCCGGGATGCTGGCCTCGCGGACCGGGCTGCGGGTGCTGCTGGTGAGCGGGCTGGTCCTGCAGGCCGGTGCGCTGGTGTGGCTCGCCGTGGTGACCGAGGCGGGATCGACGTACGCCTCGTTCGTGCCGGGCCTGGTGATGGCCGGCGTGGGCATGGGGCTGACCTTCGCGCCGAGCGCCACCGCGGTCCTCGACGGGATGTCCGACGACGACTTCGGGACCGCGAGCTCGGCGAACTCCACGATCCGGGAGTTCGGCGTGGCCCTCGGCGTCGCCGGGCTGACCGCGGTGTTCCTCGGCAACGGCGGCGAGCTCACGCCGACCGGGTACACCGGTGCGATCGGCCCGGCCCTGCTCGTCGGCGCGGCCGCCGTCGGGGTGGCGGTGGTGGCCGCCCTCTTCGCCCCCGGCCGTCCCCGCACCCCCTGA
- a CDS encoding TetR/AcrR family transcriptional regulator, whose protein sequence is MSAPKTPVPRMNADERRTQVLAAATRAFARTGYAGTSTDVVAREAGVSQPYVVRMFGTKHALFLEVFERATRRIQDAFEAVLDEQPFDPEDEDDWGRLGTAYTDLLVDRDFLLVMMHGFAAGDDDAIGARARACMGDIYDVILRTGCTPERATAFVAHGMLLNVMLAMRAPEHVDESGALADMTACAFGSEGLDVVAGTADQAGKPPGPVGGTRV, encoded by the coding sequence ATGTCTGCCCCGAAGACCCCGGTCCCCCGCATGAACGCCGACGAGCGACGCACCCAGGTGCTCGCCGCCGCGACCCGGGCCTTCGCGCGCACCGGGTACGCCGGCACCAGCACCGACGTGGTCGCGCGCGAGGCCGGCGTCTCCCAGCCGTACGTCGTGCGGATGTTCGGCACCAAGCACGCGCTGTTCCTCGAGGTCTTCGAGCGGGCCACCCGGCGGATCCAGGACGCGTTCGAGGCGGTCCTCGACGAGCAGCCGTTCGACCCCGAGGACGAGGACGACTGGGGCCGGCTCGGGACCGCCTACACCGACCTGCTCGTCGACCGGGACTTCCTGCTGGTGATGATGCACGGCTTCGCCGCCGGCGACGACGACGCGATCGGGGCGCGGGCGCGGGCCTGCATGGGCGACATCTACGACGTGATCCTCCGGACCGGCTGCACCCCCGAGCGGGCGACCGCCTTCGTGGCGCACGGGATGCTGCTCAACGTGATGCTCGCGATGCGCGCACCCGAGCACGTCGACGAGTCCGGGGCGCTCGCCGACATGACCGCCTGCGCCTTCGGCAGCGAGGGCCTCGACGTGGTCGCGGGCACCGCGGATCAGGCCGGGAAACCCCCGGGACCGGTGGGGGGGACCCGGGTCTAG
- a CDS encoding acyl-CoA carboxylase epsilon subunit: MPSDDQPGQGTEVPEGIDIHTTAGKVADLDRRLHEAVHAGSERAIEKQHAKGKKTARERVLELLDEDSFVELDELARHRSTAFGLEKNRPYGDGVVTGYGTIDGRQVCVFAQDFTVFGGSLGQVFGEKIVKVMDLAMKTGCPIIGINDSGGARIQEGVVSLGLYGEIFRRNVHASGVIPQISLIMGPCAGGAVYSPAVTDFTVMVDQTSHMFITGPDVIKTVTGEDVSMEDLGGARSHNTKSGNAHYMGSDESDAIDYVKALIGFLPQNNLDEPLTYDEVADLEIGEEDRALDTLIPDSPNQPYDMHTVIESVVDDGEFLEVQPLFAPNLLIGFGRVEGRPVGVVANQPMQFAGTLDIDASEKAARFVRTCDAFNVPVLTFVDVPGFLPGTDQEWNGIIRRGAKLIYAYAEATVPLITVITRKAYGGAYDVMGSKHLGADMNLAWPTAQIAVMGAQGAVNILYRSELADADDADAKRAELVQEYEDHLANPYLAAERGYIDAVIQPHETRGEIVRALRLLRSKRETLPPKKHGNIPPVTGPVTGPVTGPVTGPVTGPDADPATLAAEPQRPLLRVVKGDPSDEELAALVAVVSAVAAAQVTTAAKPVSPWSAPARGHRTPLAAGRGGWRASSLPR, encoded by the coding sequence ATGCCGTCCGACGACCAGCCGGGTCAGGGCACCGAGGTGCCCGAGGGCATCGACATCCACACCACCGCCGGCAAGGTCGCCGACCTCGACCGGCGGCTGCACGAGGCCGTGCACGCGGGCTCCGAGCGGGCCATCGAGAAGCAGCACGCCAAGGGCAAGAAGACAGCCCGCGAACGGGTCCTCGAGCTGCTCGACGAGGACTCCTTCGTGGAGCTCGACGAGCTGGCCCGGCACCGCTCGACGGCGTTCGGCCTGGAGAAGAACCGGCCCTACGGCGACGGCGTGGTCACCGGCTACGGCACCATCGACGGCCGCCAGGTGTGCGTGTTCGCCCAGGACTTCACGGTGTTCGGCGGCTCGCTGGGACAGGTCTTCGGCGAGAAGATCGTCAAGGTCATGGACCTCGCCATGAAGACCGGGTGCCCGATCATCGGCATCAACGACTCCGGCGGCGCGCGCATCCAGGAGGGTGTGGTCTCGCTCGGCCTGTACGGCGAGATCTTCCGGCGCAACGTGCACGCGTCCGGCGTGATCCCGCAGATCTCCTTGATCATGGGCCCCTGCGCCGGTGGCGCGGTGTACTCCCCCGCCGTCACCGACTTCACCGTGATGGTCGACCAGACCTCGCACATGTTCATCACCGGACCCGACGTGATCAAGACCGTCACCGGCGAGGACGTCTCGATGGAGGACCTGGGCGGCGCCCGGTCGCACAACACCAAGTCCGGCAACGCGCACTACATGGGCTCCGACGAGTCCGACGCGATCGACTACGTCAAGGCGCTCATCGGCTTCCTCCCGCAGAACAACCTCGACGAGCCGTTGACCTACGACGAGGTGGCCGACCTGGAGATCGGCGAGGAGGACCGGGCGCTGGACACGCTGATCCCGGACTCGCCCAACCAGCCCTACGACATGCACACGGTGATCGAGTCGGTCGTCGACGACGGCGAGTTCCTCGAGGTCCAGCCGCTGTTCGCGCCGAACCTGCTGATCGGCTTCGGCCGGGTCGAGGGCCGGCCCGTCGGCGTGGTGGCCAACCAGCCGATGCAGTTCGCCGGCACCCTCGACATCGACGCCTCCGAGAAGGCCGCCCGCTTCGTGCGCACCTGCGACGCGTTCAACGTGCCGGTGCTGACCTTCGTCGACGTACCCGGCTTCCTGCCCGGCACCGACCAGGAGTGGAACGGCATCATCCGCCGCGGCGCGAAGCTGATCTACGCCTACGCCGAGGCGACCGTGCCGCTGATCACCGTGATCACCCGCAAGGCCTACGGCGGCGCGTACGACGTGATGGGCTCCAAGCACCTCGGCGCCGACATGAACCTCGCCTGGCCGACCGCGCAGATCGCCGTGATGGGCGCGCAGGGCGCGGTCAACATCCTGTACCGCTCCGAGCTCGCGGACGCCGACGACGCCGACGCCAAGCGCGCCGAGCTGGTGCAGGAGTACGAGGACCACCTGGCCAACCCCTACCTCGCCGCCGAGCGGGGCTACATCGACGCGGTCATCCAGCCGCACGAGACCCGCGGCGAGATCGTCCGGGCCCTGCGGCTGCTGCGCTCCAAGCGCGAGACCCTGCCGCCCAAGAAGCACGGGAACATCCCCCCTGTGACCGGCCCTGTGACCGGCCCTGTGACCGGCCCTGTGACCGGCCCTGTGACCGGCCCGGACGCCGACCCGGCGACTCTGGCGGCGGAACCGCAGCGCCCGCTGCTGCGCGTGGTCAAGGGCGACCCGAGCGACGAGGAGCTGGCCGCCCTGGTCGCGGTCGTCTCCGCCGTGGCGGCCGCGCAGGTCACGACCGCGGCGAAGCCGGTCTCCCCGTGGTCGGCCCCCGCCCGCGGCCACCGCACCCCCCTCGCGGCCGGCCGCGGCGGCTGGCGCGCCAGCTCCCTCCCCCGCTGA